A single window of Leptolyngbya ohadii IS1 DNA harbors:
- a CDS encoding hybrid sensor histidine kinase/response regulator yields MNPTTTTSILIVDDETDNFDVVELLLSNLPYTLHYASNGAEAIDSLDLFQPDLILLDVMMPELDGIQVCQKIKAMPKWAAIPIIMVTALNAKEDLARCLEAGADDFISKPVNRLELSARIHSMLRIKRQYDQIQSLSQFQQRTIFLLKDNLQELRGNITAKLGHELKTPLSGMLGAVNFLMHEIHQMGLESEILDELLGILHSSSCRLNKLTQRFLHYCRLEIAALDLQQVSNSGKGEDQISCSSIVAERARAIAQVMGRAEDLTCKLEEANVKVSFEHLQLLADELVENAFKFSQPNTPVILKGECQDGIFHLWICNLGRGMTDEQIARVGALMQFEREKYEQQGMGLGLEIVKKVVELWGGQLTISSIYQQEITVHVTLSIALS; encoded by the coding sequence ATGAATCCCACAACGACGACTTCTATTCTGATTGTCGATGACGAAACAGATAACTTTGATGTAGTTGAACTTTTGCTGTCCAATCTGCCCTATACCCTGCACTATGCTTCCAATGGAGCAGAAGCGATCGACTCACTAGACCTGTTTCAACCGGATCTGATCCTGCTGGATGTCATGATGCCTGAACTTGACGGGATACAGGTTTGCCAAAAGATCAAAGCCATGCCGAAATGGGCGGCGATTCCCATCATTATGGTGACTGCCCTCAATGCTAAGGAAGACCTTGCCCGTTGCCTGGAGGCTGGAGCCGATGATTTCATCAGCAAGCCTGTGAATCGGTTGGAATTGTCTGCTCGAATTCATTCCATGCTGCGAATTAAACGCCAATATGATCAAATTCAATCGTTATCCCAATTCCAGCAGAGAACGATATTTCTTCTCAAAGACAATCTGCAAGAGCTACGCGGTAATATTACTGCCAAACTGGGTCATGAACTCAAGACTCCCCTCAGCGGTATGTTGGGAGCAGTCAACTTTTTGATGCATGAAATTCATCAGATGGGCTTAGAATCTGAAATCCTGGATGAGTTATTGGGCATCCTGCACAGCTCAAGCTGTCGATTAAATAAATTAACTCAAAGGTTTTTACACTACTGCCGTCTGGAAATCGCCGCGCTGGATCTTCAACAGGTTTCCAATAGCGGCAAGGGAGAGGATCAGATTTCCTGTAGTAGCATTGTGGCTGAGCGGGCAAGGGCGATCGCCCAGGTTATGGGACGTGCTGAAGATCTCACCTGCAAACTTGAAGAGGCTAATGTAAAGGTTTCTTTTGAACATCTCCAGCTGCTAGCGGATGAGCTGGTTGAGAATGCATTCAAGTTCTCTCAGCCCAACACGCCAGTCATTCTGAAGGGTGAATGTCAGGACGGAATATTTCACCTCTGGATTTGTAACCTTGGACGGGGCATGACCGACGAACAAATTGCCAGGGTTGGTGCCCTGATGCAGTTTGAACGAGAAAAATATGAACAGCAAGGAATGGGATTGGGGCTAGAAATTGTGAAAAAGGTGGTCGAGCTATGGGGGGGACAACTCACCATTTCCAGTATTTATCAGCAGGAAATAACGGTTCATGTCACGTTGTCGATCGCGTTGTCTTAA
- the nifH gene encoding nitrogenase iron protein produces the protein MTDENIRQIAFYGKGGIGKSTTSQNTIAGMAELGQRVMIVGCDPKADSTRLMLHSKAQTTILHLAAERGAVEDLELEEVLLTGYRDVRCVESGGPEPGVGCAGRGIITAINFLEENGAYEDLDFVSYDVLGDVVCGGFAMPIREGKAQEIYIVTSGEMMAMYAANNIARGVLKYAHSGGVRLGGLICNSRKVDRELELIETLAKRLNTQMIHFVPRDNIVQHAELRRMTVIEYAPDSQQAEEYRTLAHKIIDNKNLAIPTPISMDELEDLLVEFGILGGEEEYQKAVAAGIKAPAGV, from the coding sequence ATGACTGACGAGAACATTAGACAGATAGCCTTCTATGGCAAGGGCGGGATTGGTAAATCCACTACGTCGCAAAACACGATCGCAGGGATGGCTGAACTGGGTCAGCGCGTGATGATCGTAGGCTGTGACCCGAAGGCAGACTCCACCCGCCTGATGCTGCACAGCAAAGCGCAAACCACCATTCTGCACCTGGCAGCCGAGCGGGGCGCAGTAGAAGACCTGGAACTCGAAGAAGTGCTGCTGACCGGATATCGCGATGTGCGCTGCGTGGAGTCGGGTGGTCCTGAGCCGGGTGTGGGCTGCGCTGGACGAGGCATCATCACCGCAATTAACTTTCTGGAAGAGAACGGTGCTTACGAAGACCTCGATTTCGTATCCTATGACGTGCTAGGAGACGTGGTTTGCGGTGGTTTCGCGATGCCGATCCGGGAAGGTAAGGCACAGGAAATCTACATTGTGACTTCCGGTGAAATGATGGCAATGTATGCTGCCAACAATATCGCACGAGGCGTTTTAAAGTACGCTCACTCTGGCGGCGTTCGTCTAGGCGGTCTGATCTGCAACAGCCGTAAGGTCGATCGGGAACTGGAACTGATCGAAACCCTGGCGAAGCGTCTGAACACCCAGATGATTCACTTCGTTCCCCGCGACAACATCGTCCAACACGCAGAACTGCGCCGGATGACGGTGATTGAATACGCGCCGGACAGCCAGCAGGCTGAGGAGTATCGCACCCTCGCCCACAAGATCATCGACAACAAGAATCTTGCAATTCCCACGCCCATCAGCATGGACGAACTGGAAGATCTGCTGGTTGAATTTGGTATCTTGGGCGGCGAAGAAGAGTACCAGAAGGCGGTTGCAGCCGGTATCAAAGCACCCGCAGGCGTGTAG
- the nifB gene encoding nitrogenase cofactor biosynthesis protein NifB, whose protein sequence is MTPPPFSGVLSSQTETVQDTTIGSVQEISITKNTVTQKSGDSCGCSSNSSPASNMDQKMLDRISKHPCYSEEAHHHYARMHVAVAPACNIQCNYCNRKYDCANESRPGVVSELLTPEEAAHKVLVIAGKIPQMTVLGIAGPGDPLANPEKTFRTFELIADKAPDIKLCLSTNGLMLPDHVDKIKALNVDHVTITINMVDPEIGTKIYPWVHYRRKRYKGIEAVRILHERQMEGLQALREADILCKVNSVMIPGVNDDHLVEVDQVIRQNGAFLHNIMPLISAPEHGTYYGLNGQRGPTPKELKKLQDECADSNMKMMRHCRQCRADAVGLLGEDRSQEFTKEKFMEMAPQYDLELRQEVHQGIEQFKEEIKQAKAKVKPSERVKDSPKILVAVATKGGGIVNQHFGHAKEFQIFEVDANEAKFVGHRKIDQYCQGGYGEDATLEFVIKAIADCKAILVSKVGECPKAELREAGLQVVEAYDVIEKVAREFYDQWFQNQSVNQSGQKAIERETVGSHV, encoded by the coding sequence ATGACACCACCTCCCTTTTCCGGAGTTCTTTCTTCCCAGACCGAGACTGTTCAGGATACGACGATCGGATCAGTTCAGGAGATTTCGATTACCAAAAATACGGTAACGCAAAAGAGCGGCGATAGCTGTGGCTGTAGCAGTAATAGCAGTCCAGCCTCGAATATGGATCAGAAAATGCTCGATCGCATATCGAAGCACCCCTGCTACAGCGAAGAGGCACACCATCACTACGCCCGGATGCACGTTGCGGTTGCGCCAGCCTGTAATATTCAGTGCAACTACTGTAACCGGAAATATGACTGTGCGAATGAGAGCCGTCCCGGTGTGGTGAGTGAACTGCTCACGCCCGAAGAAGCTGCCCACAAAGTTTTGGTGATTGCCGGGAAGATTCCCCAGATGACGGTTTTGGGAATTGCGGGACCGGGCGACCCCCTCGCGAATCCAGAAAAGACCTTCCGCACCTTTGAACTGATTGCGGATAAGGCTCCCGATATTAAGCTCTGTCTGTCTACAAACGGGCTGATGTTGCCCGATCATGTGGATAAAATTAAGGCACTGAATGTCGATCACGTCACCATCACGATCAACATGGTTGACCCGGAGATCGGCACGAAGATTTATCCCTGGGTTCACTATCGCCGCAAACGCTACAAAGGCATTGAAGCAGTTCGGATTCTGCACGAGCGGCAAATGGAAGGTCTGCAAGCCCTGCGGGAAGCGGATATTCTCTGCAAAGTCAATTCGGTGATGATTCCTGGCGTTAACGACGACCACCTTGTAGAAGTCGATCAGGTAATCCGTCAGAACGGGGCATTCCTGCACAACATCATGCCGCTGATTTCTGCTCCGGAACACGGCACATACTATGGTCTAAATGGACAGCGTGGACCCACGCCGAAGGAACTGAAGAAGCTCCAGGACGAATGCGCCGACAGCAATATGAAAATGATGCGCCACTGCCGCCAATGCCGTGCGGATGCGGTGGGTCTGCTGGGCGAAGATCGCAGCCAGGAGTTTACCAAAGAGAAATTCATGGAGATGGCTCCGCAATACGATCTGGAACTGCGGCAGGAAGTCCATCAGGGCATCGAACAATTCAAGGAAGAGATTAAGCAGGCGAAAGCTAAAGTGAAGCCCAGTGAACGAGTCAAGGATAGTCCGAAGATCCTGGTTGCTGTAGCAACGAAGGGCGGCGGCATCGTTAACCAACACTTTGGTCACGCGAAGGAATTCCAGATTTTTGAAGTGGATGCCAACGAAGCCAAATTCGTCGGACACCGCAAGATTGACCAGTACTGTCAGGGCGGCTATGGCGAAGACGCAACGCTGGAGTTTGTAATTAAGGCGATCGCCGACTGTAAAGCCATCCTTGTTTCCAAAGTAGGCGAATGTCCCAAAGCGGAACTGCGAGAAGCCGGATTGCAGGTCGTGGAAGCTTACGACGTGATCGAAAAGGTGGCGCGAGAGTTCTATGACCAATGGTTCCAGAATCAGTCTGTGAATCAGTCTGGGCAGAAGGCGATCGAGCGGGAAACAGTGGGTTCTCACGTTTAG
- a CDS encoding DUF2382 domain-containing protein, whose protein sequence is MALYRIKDFDPDYRNHFDNQDVVGFSFYSGDEKVGSVDDLLVDEEGRFRYLVISTGAWIFGKKVLLPIGQARIDHSEKRVFADGLSRSQVEALPEFTHESAIDYEHEEQVRNTYRPAVDRPAANRQTDRDSYRYAQDSALYGMNDRDHQNLRLYEERLVANKQRQKTGEVIVGKRVETERKQVQVPIEKERVVIERNTPADAGRPVAPGEATFDQGEVARVEVYEETPDIRKEVVLREEVNVRKEVDRDTVKAEEEIRREELDIDDRGRAVVDKDTDSRRRKRI, encoded by the coding sequence ATGGCACTTTATCGCATTAAGGATTTTGATCCAGACTATCGTAACCATTTCGACAATCAAGATGTCGTAGGGTTTTCGTTCTACAGCGGCGACGAGAAAGTTGGCTCTGTTGATGATCTGCTGGTTGATGAGGAAGGACGCTTCCGCTATTTAGTGATCAGCACAGGCGCGTGGATTTTTGGCAAAAAAGTGCTACTGCCGATCGGTCAAGCTCGAATTGACCACAGTGAAAAAAGAGTGTTTGCAGATGGGTTATCTCGCAGCCAGGTGGAAGCCCTGCCAGAATTCACCCACGAAAGCGCGATCGACTACGAGCATGAGGAGCAGGTTAGAAACACCTATCGCCCAGCGGTAGATCGTCCAGCAGCCAATCGCCAGACCGATCGCGACAGTTACCGCTACGCTCAGGATTCAGCCCTGTACGGCATGAACGATCGAGATCATCAAAATCTCCGCCTGTATGAAGAGCGCCTGGTTGCCAATAAACAGCGGCAGAAAACTGGGGAAGTGATTGTCGGCAAGCGGGTTGAAACGGAGCGGAAACAGGTTCAAGTCCCGATCGAGAAAGAGCGGGTGGTGATTGAGCGAAATACGCCAGCAGATGCAGGCAGACCCGTTGCGCCGGGTGAAGCCACCTTTGACCAGGGTGAAGTCGCACGGGTTGAAGTCTACGAGGAAACGCCCGACATCCGGAAAGAAGTGGTTTTGCGGGAAGAAGTCAACGTTCGCAAGGAGGTCGATCGAGACACGGTTAAGGCGGAGGAAGAAATTCGCCGTGAGGAACTGGATATCGACGATCGGGGTCGTGCCGTGGTTGACAAAGACACAGATTCACGTCGCCGTAAGCGGATTTAG
- a CDS encoding IS607 family transposase, whose product MKVGIGRAASELGVSRDTLRRWEAAGKITVERTPSGHRRYDMAQLRELVPHKSRSERVTIAYARVSHHSQKKDLKEQINHLHSFCTTHGWDFELIQDLGSGVNYHKSGLRRLIQRICDGDVERLVMTNRDRLLRFGVDLIFALCENFQTQVVIMNINSLEDFEDDIAEDIMEIITVFSARLYGTRNEKNQKIIDKLMDIAKELAE is encoded by the coding sequence ATGAAAGTTGGAATTGGTCGGGCGGCATCAGAATTGGGGGTATCTCGCGATACGCTGCGCCGTTGGGAAGCGGCTGGCAAAATTACCGTTGAGCGCACGCCATCAGGACACCGCAGATACGATATGGCACAACTCCGGGAACTGGTGCCCCACAAAAGCCGTTCTGAGCGGGTCACGATCGCCTACGCCAGAGTATCCCATCATAGTCAGAAGAAAGACCTCAAGGAGCAAATTAACCATCTGCACTCGTTCTGCACCACTCATGGCTGGGACTTTGAGCTAATTCAAGATCTGGGTTCTGGAGTGAACTACCACAAAAGCGGCTTACGAAGGCTGATTCAGCGAATTTGTGATGGCGATGTGGAACGACTGGTGATGACAAACCGCGATCGATTGCTGCGATTTGGTGTAGATCTTATATTTGCCCTCTGCGAAAACTTTCAGACGCAAGTGGTGATCATGAATATCAATTCGCTGGAAGACTTTGAGGACGATATTGCTGAAGATATTATGGAAATTATTACAGTGTTTTCAGCACGGCTCTACGGTACTCGCAATGAGAAAAATCAGAAGATTATTGACAAGCTGATGGACATTGCAAAAGAACTGGCTGAATAG
- a CDS encoding 4Fe-4S binding protein — MTYTITSQCIQCHRCASICPTGAITQNETQYQINAERCNDCVGHYAVPQCWASCPTHNGCTSFTALSISASNRYWDSWFDTYNRLVSQLTQNSSETEQPIDYWQRWFNTYSQTISNLQNKLQTSTPVSVGVNA, encoded by the coding sequence ATGACCTACACCATCACCAGTCAGTGCATTCAATGTCATCGCTGTGCGTCAATTTGCCCGACCGGGGCAATTACCCAAAATGAAACTCAGTATCAAATTAATGCTGAACGCTGTAATGATTGTGTGGGTCATTATGCTGTACCGCAATGCTGGGCAAGCTGTCCCACTCACAATGGCTGCACTTCGTTCACCGCTCTATCTATCAGCGCATCCAATCGCTATTGGGATAGCTGGTTCGATACCTATAACCGCCTCGTCTCCCAATTAACTCAAAATTCATCTGAAACTGAGCAGCCGATCGATTACTGGCAACGCTGGTTTAATACCTATTCCCAAACAATTTCTAATCTCCAAAACAAACTGCAAACCTCTACCCCCGTATCCGTGGGAGTCAACGCATGA
- the cysE gene encoding serine O-acetyltransferase, which produces MHPSLNLLWSPVSRFFTSIAGSQNSHSSSHSQFNYSLDCLKRRSDSELHFRPSSGTISALPQKLLSRLSSSNIWQALIWQTLREDFRIIFERDPAAHHWLEVLCCYPGLHALLLYRLNHWLHAHRVPFLPRFLAHLTRFLTGIEIHPGATIGKGVFIDHGMGVVIGETAIVGDYCLIYQGVTLGGTGKETGKRHPTLGDHVVVGAGAKVLGNIHIGDYARVGAGSIVLRNVPAHCTAVGVPGRNLCRPTVEDCPLEHGQMPDAQAVVMRVLLDRIEALEQQVQQLTQS; this is translated from the coding sequence ATGCATCCCTCTCTTAACCTTCTCTGGTCGCCCGTTTCACGTTTCTTTACATCGATCGCTGGTTCCCAAAATTCTCATTCCAGTTCCCATTCGCAGTTCAACTATTCATTAGATTGTCTGAAGCGTCGATCGGATTCAGAGCTGCATTTCAGACCCAGTTCAGGAACAATTTCTGCACTCCCCCAAAAACTGCTCTCTCGCCTATCCTCCTCCAACATCTGGCAGGCATTAATCTGGCAGACCTTACGCGAAGACTTTCGCATTATCTTTGAGCGTGATCCAGCGGCGCATCATTGGCTAGAGGTGCTGTGCTGCTATCCCGGACTCCATGCCCTGCTGCTGTATCGACTGAACCATTGGCTGCACGCTCACCGTGTGCCGTTTCTCCCGCGATTTCTGGCACACCTGACCCGATTTCTCACCGGAATTGAAATTCACCCTGGCGCAACGATCGGCAAAGGTGTCTTTATTGATCACGGCATGGGGGTCGTGATTGGCGAAACGGCGATCGTCGGTGACTACTGTCTGATCTATCAGGGAGTCACGCTGGGCGGCACAGGCAAGGAAACAGGCAAACGCCATCCTACCCTGGGCGATCATGTGGTTGTCGGGGCAGGCGCGAAGGTGCTGGGCAATATTCACATCGGCGACTATGCCCGCGTCGGGGCAGGATCGATCGTGCTGCGAAATGTCCCGGCGCACTGTACCGCAGTTGGCGTACCTGGTCGCAATCTCTGCCGTCCCACGGTTGAGGATTGTCCTTTAGAACATGGTCAAATGCCCGATGCCCAGGCAGTCGTCATGCGCGTTCTGCTCGATCGGATTGAGGCACTAGAGCAGCAGGTTCAACAGTTAACCCAGTCCTAA
- the nifU gene encoding Fe-S cluster assembly protein NifU: MWEYTEKVLDLFYNPKNQGAIEDRDEAGVAVVFGEVGSIACGDALRLHLKIEVDTDRILDSSFQTFGCTSAIASSSALTELVKGITLDEALNISNRDIAEYLGGLPEEKMHCSVMGQEALEAAIFKYRGIEVEQHEDDDGRLVCSCFGVSENKIRRVVIENNLTTVEQVTSYVKAGGGCSSCGAEIEDIIAAVQQEKEVTATRVAAEIAVAQAQNRPLTTVQKIGLIQSVLQEVRPVLIADGGDVELYDVEGDVVKVVLKGACGSCASSTATLKNAIEVRIKERVSPNMIVEAVE, encoded by the coding sequence ATGTGGGAATACACCGAAAAAGTACTCGACCTCTTCTACAATCCTAAAAACCAGGGCGCGATCGAAGACCGTGATGAAGCCGGAGTTGCCGTTGTGTTTGGGGAAGTGGGCAGCATTGCCTGCGGAGACGCACTCAGATTGCACCTCAAGATTGAAGTAGACACCGATCGCATTCTGGATTCGAGTTTTCAAACGTTTGGCTGTACGAGCGCGATCGCCTCTTCCTCGGCGTTAACGGAACTGGTGAAAGGTATCACGTTAGATGAAGCGTTGAACATCAGCAACCGCGATATTGCCGAATATCTGGGCGGATTGCCCGAGGAAAAAATGCACTGTTCGGTAATGGGACAGGAAGCATTAGAGGCAGCAATTTTTAAGTATCGCGGCATCGAAGTTGAACAGCACGAAGATGATGACGGTCGATTAGTTTGTAGCTGCTTTGGAGTCAGTGAAAATAAGATTCGTCGGGTTGTGATTGAGAACAATCTGACGACGGTAGAGCAAGTGACCAGCTACGTGAAAGCAGGCGGCGGCTGTAGCTCCTGCGGGGCAGAAATTGAGGATATTATCGCAGCGGTACAGCAGGAAAAAGAAGTGACTGCCACCAGAGTTGCTGCTGAAATTGCCGTTGCCCAGGCACAAAATCGTCCGCTGACCACCGTTCAAAAGATTGGACTAATTCAGAGCGTTTTACAGGAAGTGCGTCCTGTGCTGATTGCCGACGGTGGCGATGTGGAACTGTACGATGTGGAAGGCGATGTGGTGAAGGTGGTTCTGAAGGGAGCCTGTGGTTCCTGTGCCAGCAGTACTGCCACGCTGAAGAATGCGATCGAAGTTCGGATTAAAGAGCGGGTTTCACCCAACATGATCGTTGAAGCCGTCGAATAA
- the nifS gene encoding cysteine desulfurase NifS: protein MSAVIYLDNNATTQVAPEVVEAILPYLTQYYGNPSSMHTFGGQVGKAIKQARSQVASLLGAEESEIIFTSCGTEGNNTAIRAALAAQPDRKHLITTSVEHACVLNLFKQLEKQGYTVTYLSVDRKGQLDLMELEAAMTGNTALVSTMYANNETGTVFPVEQIGAIVKEYGATYHVDAVQVVGKLPLNLKNSTIDLMTLSGHKLHAPKGVGALYVRRGFRFRPLLIGGHQERGRRAGTENVVGIVGLGKAAELAQLHLADIQHEKKLRDKLEKGLLAIADTEINGDRKNRLPNTTNIGFKYIEGEAILLSLDQFGICASSGSACTSGSLEPSHVLRAMGLPYTTLHGSIRFSLSRYTTEAAVDRVLEVMPAIVERLRAMSPFNNDQAEWLQDREEAVLGSR from the coding sequence ATGAGCGCAGTCATCTATCTCGATAACAATGCAACGACGCAGGTAGCTCCAGAAGTAGTGGAAGCGATTCTGCCCTACCTGACCCAGTATTACGGCAACCCCTCCTCAATGCACACCTTTGGCGGACAGGTCGGCAAAGCGATCAAACAAGCCCGTAGTCAAGTCGCTTCCCTGCTCGGTGCAGAAGAGTCCGAAATTATCTTCACCAGCTGCGGCACTGAAGGAAACAATACTGCCATCCGTGCCGCCCTCGCCGCCCAGCCCGATCGCAAACATCTGATCACCACCTCCGTCGAACACGCCTGCGTCCTGAACCTGTTCAAACAGCTTGAAAAGCAGGGCTACACCGTCACCTATCTGTCTGTCGATCGCAAAGGTCAGCTTGACTTGATGGAGCTAGAAGCCGCCATGACGGGCAATACGGCTCTGGTGTCCACCATGTACGCCAACAACGAAACCGGAACCGTCTTCCCGGTGGAGCAGATTGGGGCGATCGTCAAAGAATACGGTGCCACCTACCACGTCGATGCGGTTCAAGTCGTGGGTAAACTGCCCCTGAACCTGAAGAACAGCACGATCGACCTGATGACCCTTTCCGGTCACAAACTCCATGCGCCAAAGGGAGTCGGAGCTTTGTACGTGCGGCGTGGATTCCGCTTCCGTCCCTTACTAATTGGCGGACATCAGGAGCGGGGACGCAGAGCCGGGACAGAGAACGTGGTTGGCATTGTCGGACTCGGTAAAGCCGCCGAACTCGCCCAACTCCACTTAGCCGATATCCAGCACGAAAAGAAACTGCGCGACAAACTCGAAAAAGGCTTACTTGCCATCGCAGACACAGAAATTAACGGCGATCGCAAAAACCGCCTGCCCAACACCACCAACATTGGCTTCAAATACATCGAAGGCGAAGCTATTCTTCTTTCGCTTGACCAGTTCGGCATCTGTGCCTCCTCCGGTTCTGCCTGCACTTCCGGATCGCTGGAACCTTCCCACGTTTTGCGGGCGATGGGTCTCCCCTATACCACTCTGCACGGCTCCATCCGCTTCAGCCTCTCCCGCTACACTACCGAAGCCGCAGTCGATCGCGTTTTAGAAGTCATGCCCGCCATTGTCGAAAGACTCCGCGCCATGTCGCCATTTAATAACGATCAGGCAGAGTGGCTGCAAGACCGCGAAGAAGCTGTGCTTGGTTCCAGATAG
- a CDS encoding nitrogen fixation protein NifZ produces MQTDEVELDSPPVFDIGQKVRSRKLIRNDGTFPGKDIGATLAKKGDVGYVVSIGTFLQTSYIYAVHFMSTGYIVGCRKKELELPEEI; encoded by the coding sequence ATGCAAACCGATGAAGTCGAACTCGATTCACCCCCCGTTTTTGACATCGGACAAAAGGTTCGATCGCGCAAACTGATTCGCAACGATGGCACCTTTCCCGGTAAAGACATTGGCGCAACGCTGGCAAAGAAAGGTGATGTGGGCTACGTGGTCAGTATTGGCACGTTCCTGCAAACCTCCTATATCTATGCCGTGCATTTCATGAGTACCGGATACATTGTCGGCTGCCGTAAAAAAGAACTCGAACTCCCGGAGGAAATTTAA
- the nifT gene encoding putative nitrogen fixation protein NifT: MKVMLRQNAIGHLVVYVAKKDLEEEVVNEVKVDGEKILTLANGWELAINEAEPTKLPQTVEARRLS, translated from the coding sequence ATGAAAGTGATGCTGCGTCAGAATGCGATCGGACATCTCGTGGTGTACGTTGCGAAGAAAGATCTGGAAGAAGAAGTGGTCAATGAAGTGAAAGTCGATGGTGAGAAAATTCTGACGCTAGCAAACGGATGGGAACTGGCGATCAATGAAGCGGAACCCACCAAATTACCCCAAACCGTGGAAGCGCGACGGCTCTCCTAA